A genomic segment from Bacteroidales bacterium encodes:
- a CDS encoding Gfo/Idh/MocA family oxidoreductase produces the protein MNSQNQKIKFAVIGCGFIGKRHAEMICRNSESELAALCDIKPKEELGIESYNVPFLKNIDELFSSKIEFDVLNVCTPNGYHAEHSIKALEQNKHVVCEKPMALTKADCETVIHKSLQAHKYVFNVMQNRYSPPSVWIKEIVGNKILGDIYFVQINCYWNRDERYYKKSNWKGTQKFDGGTLFTQFSHFVDIMYWLFGDINDIQAKFQNFNHENLTEFEDSGTINFNFLGGGICCFNYSTAVWDKNMESSLTIIGSNGSVKIGGQYMNEVEYCNIKNYQMPVLPPSNPANDYGHYKGSAANHHYIIENVVDTLKGRTTATTNAMEGLKVVEIIERIYSLKNKL, from the coding sequence ATGAATTCACAAAACCAAAAAATAAAATTTGCAGTAATCGGATGTGGATTTATTGGGAAACGGCATGCAGAAATGATTTGCAGAAATTCCGAATCCGAACTCGCTGCTTTATGTGATATAAAGCCAAAAGAAGAACTTGGCATCGAAAGTTACAATGTTCCTTTTTTAAAAAATATTGACGAATTGTTTTCATCAAAGATTGAATTTGATGTTTTGAATGTATGCACTCCCAATGGCTATCACGCCGAACATTCAATAAAAGCACTTGAGCAAAACAAGCATGTTGTTTGTGAAAAACCCATGGCTCTTACAAAAGCCGATTGCGAAACAGTAATTCATAAATCATTGCAAGCACATAAATATGTTTTTAATGTCATGCAAAACCGCTATTCGCCGCCTTCTGTATGGATTAAGGAAATTGTTGGCAATAAAATTCTCGGAGATATTTATTTTGTTCAGATTAACTGTTACTGGAATAGGGATGAAAGATATTACAAAAAGAGCAATTGGAAAGGAACGCAGAAATTTGATGGAGGAACACTTTTTACACAGTTCTCACATTTTGTAGATATCATGTATTGGCTCTTCGGTGATATTAATGATATTCAGGCAAAATTTCAGAATTTTAATCATGAAAATTTAACTGAATTTGAAGATTCCGGTACCATTAATTTTAATTTTCTCGGTGGAGGAATATGTTGTTTTAACTATTCCACAGCGGTATGGGACAAAAATATGGAAAGCAGTTTGACAATTATCGGAAGCAACGGAAGTGTTAAAATCGGCGGTCAGTACATGAACGAAGTTGAATATTGCAACATTAAAAATTATCAAATGCCTGTATTACCTCCTTCAAATCCAGCAAATGATTACGGACATTATAAAGGTTCTGCTGCTAATCATCATTATATAATAGAAAACGTCGTAGATACTTTAAAAGGAAGAACCACTGCAACAACAAACGCAATGGAGGGTTTAAAAGTAGTTGAAATCATTGAACGTATTTATTCATTAAAAAATAAATTATAA
- a CDS encoding FkbM family methyltransferase has protein sequence MHLKNQIKKIINVFGFALIQKKHYDALTNFNQLSFLDNNYIFNNYFNKKDSILCFDIGANIGQTALKFNKKFQNSCIYCFEPIKNTFEKLVCNVQNCDNIKTYNFAFGSEEGEIKVFHQSDDRWNSLNERANTTQKNNLTLTSEIVKVEKVDTFVTKNNISEINILKTDTEGFELNVLKGAKECLEIKKIDFIYVEVGFDINDVSHTHWLEVFNFLEKYEYLFLGFFELCYNRNKSLHYANALFASNSALN, from the coding sequence GTGCATTTAAAAAATCAGATAAAAAAAATTATTAATGTGTTTGGATTTGCCTTGATTCAAAAAAAACATTATGATGCATTGACTAACTTTAACCAATTATCTTTTTTGGATAATAATTACATTTTCAATAATTATTTCAATAAAAAAGATTCCATTCTTTGTTTTGATATTGGAGCTAATATAGGTCAAACAGCGTTAAAATTTAATAAAAAATTTCAGAATTCGTGCATATACTGTTTTGAACCAATAAAGAATACTTTTGAAAAACTTGTTTGCAATGTTCAAAATTGTGATAATATTAAAACTTACAATTTCGCATTTGGTTCCGAAGAAGGAGAAATTAAAGTTTTCCATCAATCAGATGACCGTTGGAATTCCTTGAATGAAAGGGCAAACACTACACAAAAAAATAATCTGACTTTAACTTCCGAAATTGTTAAAGTTGAAAAAGTTGATACCTTTGTTACAAAAAATAATATTTCTGAAATAAATATATTGAAAACTGACACTGAAGGTTTTGAACTTAACGTATTAAAAGGAGCTAAAGAATGTTTAGAAATAAAAAAAATCGATTTCATATATGTTGAGGTGGGATTTGATATTAATGACGTTTCTCATACACACTGGTTGGAAGTTTTTAATTTTCTTGAAAAATATGAATATTTGTTTTTAGGTTTTTTTGAATTATGTTATAATCGTAATAAAAGTTTGCATTATGCAAATGCATTATTTGCAAGTAACTCAGCTCTTAATTGA
- a CDS encoding acyltransferase, with amino-acid sequence MGKDYFAHETAVIDKNCKIGKGTKIWHFTHIMSDCVIGEKCSFGQNVVVSPQVILGNNVKVQNNVSIYTGVVCEDDVFLGPSMVFTNIINPRSAIIRKDQYAKTLVKKGASIGANATIVCGNNIGEFAFIGAGAVVTKDIPAYALVVGNPAKQIGWLSEFGHRLNFNNEGIAVCPESKEKYKLENAKVKKL; translated from the coding sequence ATGGGAAAAGATTATTTTGCACATGAAACAGCAGTAATTGACAAAAATTGCAAAATCGGAAAAGGAACTAAAATATGGCATTTTACACATATAATGTCGGATTGTGTTATTGGCGAAAAATGCAGTTTCGGTCAAAATGTTGTTGTTTCACCCCAAGTGATTTTAGGAAACAATGTAAAAGTTCAAAATAATGTTTCGATTTATACGGGTGTTGTTTGCGAGGATGATGTTTTTCTGGGACCATCAATGGTTTTCACAAATATTATTAATCCGAGAAGCGCAATCATTCGCAAAGACCAATACGCTAAAACACTTGTAAAAAAAGGAGCAAGCATTGGAGCAAATGCAACAATTGTTTGCGGAAATAATATTGGCGAATTTGCTTTTATAGGAGCCGGAGCAGTTGTTACAAAGGATATTCCGGCTTATGCTCTTGTTGTTGGAAATCCAGCAAAGCAAATCGGATGGCTCAGTGAATTTGGACATCGTTTGAATTTTAATAATGAAGGAATTGCTGTTTGTCCTGAAAGTAAAGAGAAATATAAATTAGAAAATGCTAAAGTAAAAAAGCTCTGA
- a CDS encoding DegT/DnrJ/EryC1/StrS family aminotransferase has product MKKIQMVDLRSQYEKIKDEINTSIQNVIDSTAFINGAEVKLFQNALEKYLNVKNVIPCANGTDALQVSMMALDLKPGDEVITTSFTFIATAEVIALLKLTPVLVDVEPDTFNIASEAIEKAITPKTKAIVPVHLFGQCVNMDAICEVARKNNLYVIEDTCQAIGAEYIFKNGTKKKAGTIGNLGCVSFFPSKNLGCYGDGGAVFTDDDELAKKLRSIVNHGMTVRYYHDAVGVNSRLDSIQAAVLRVKLKYLDEYAKARIVAADYYDRAFANNPKLKIPVRYKNSTHVFHQYTLLTKDIDRAKLQEYLQSKEIPAMIYYPVPLHLQKAYSDKRYKNGDFPVTEDLCKRVISLPMHTELDNEQLEYITKNILEFVNKN; this is encoded by the coding sequence ATGAAAAAAATTCAAATGGTTGACTTGCGAAGTCAATACGAAAAAATTAAAGACGAAATAAATACTTCCATTCAGAATGTGATAGATTCGACTGCTTTTATTAATGGTGCTGAAGTGAAATTATTCCAGAACGCTCTGGAAAAATATCTGAATGTAAAAAACGTTATTCCGTGTGCCAATGGTACTGATGCACTTCAGGTTTCAATGATGGCACTTGACTTGAAACCCGGTGATGAGGTTATTACCACTTCTTTTACTTTTATTGCAACCGCCGAAGTTATTGCTTTACTAAAGTTAACTCCTGTTTTGGTTGATGTTGAACCCGATACTTTTAACATTGCTTCCGAAGCAATTGAAAAAGCAATTACTCCGAAAACTAAAGCAATTGTGCCTGTTCATTTGTTCGGACAATGTGTAAATATGGATGCGATATGTGAAGTTGCAAGAAAAAATAACTTATATGTCATTGAAGATACCTGTCAGGCAATTGGAGCAGAATATATTTTCAAAAACGGAACAAAGAAAAAAGCAGGAACAATAGGCAATTTAGGATGTGTTTCTTTTTTTCCGTCAAAAAATTTAGGTTGCTATGGCGATGGAGGTGCTGTTTTTACTGACGATGATGAACTTGCAAAAAAACTTCGTTCAATAGTTAATCATGGAATGACTGTGAGATATTATCATGATGCTGTTGGAGTAAATTCACGGCTCGACAGTATTCAGGCGGCTGTTTTAAGGGTTAAATTAAAATACCTTGATGAATATGCAAAAGCAAGAATTGTTGCAGCAGATTATTATGACAGGGCATTTGCAAATAATCCAAAATTGAAAATTCCAGTACGTTATAAAAATTCAACTCATGTTTTTCATCAATATACATTGCTAACAAAAGATATTGACCGTGCAAAACTTCAGGAATATTTGCAGTCAAAAGAAATTCCGGCAATGATTTATTATCCTGTGCCTCTTCACTTGCAGAAAGCGTATAGCGATAAACGTTATAAAAATGGTGATTTTCCTGTTACCGAAGATTTATGCAAAAGAGTAATTTCTTTACCTATGCACACAGAACTTGACAATGAACAATTAGAATATATTACAAAAAACATATTAGAATTTGTAAATAAAAATTAA
- the folD gene encoding bifunctional methylenetetrahydrofolate dehydrogenase/methenyltetrahydrofolate cyclohydrolase FolD — protein sequence MKLLDGKKTSDEIKAEIVKEVLKMKNDGKKLPHLAAVFVGEDPASKIYVDSKIKDCHEVGFDSSIYKYPETISEKELLQTIDFLNKDNEIDGILVQLPLPENISVEKIINSINPEKDVDGFHPINIGKMVAGTPKFLPATPFGIIKLLEKYKIETSGKNCVVIGRSNIVGTPLSIMLSRNTSFGNCTVTLCHSKTKNIKEICKTADIIIAAIGKPHFVTADMVKDGAIVIDVGTNRIESEETKSGTKLVGDVKFDEVSGKCSFITPVPGGVGPMTRAALLLNTLEAARK from the coding sequence ATGAAGTTACTTGATGGAAAAAAAACTTCCGATGAAATTAAAGCCGAAATAGTTAAGGAAGTTTTAAAAATGAAAAATGACGGGAAAAAATTGCCTCATCTTGCAGCAGTTTTTGTTGGCGAAGACCCGGCAAGCAAAATTTATGTTGACAGTAAAATAAAGGATTGCCACGAAGTTGGCTTTGATTCCTCAATATATAAATATCCTGAAACAATTTCGGAAAAAGAACTTTTACAAACAATAGATTTTCTAAATAAAGATAATGAAATTGACGGCATTCTTGTTCAATTGCCTCTTCCAGAAAATATTTCTGTTGAAAAAATAATTAACTCCATTAATCCCGAAAAAGATGTTGATGGATTTCATCCGATTAATATCGGGAAAATGGTAGCGGGAACTCCCAAATTCCTTCCTGCTACACCATTCGGAATAATAAAACTTTTGGAAAAATATAAAATTGAAACTTCAGGAAAAAACTGTGTTGTAATAGGAAGAAGCAATATAGTCGGAACTCCATTAAGTATCATGCTTTCGAGAAATACAAGTTTCGGAAACTGCACTGTAACTCTTTGCCACAGCAAAACTAAAAACATAAAAGAAATTTGTAAAACAGCCGATATTATTATTGCAGCAATCGGAAAACCACATTTCGTTACTGCCGATATGGTGAAAGATGGAGCGATAGTTATTGATGTAGGCACAAACAGAATTGAATCGGAAGAAACCAAATCGGGAACAAAATTAGTTGGTGATGTTAAATTTGATGAAGTTTCGGGAAAATGCAGTTTTATAACGCCCGTTCCAGGTGGAGTGGGTCCCATGACAAGAGCTGCTCTTCTTTTAAATACACTTGAAGCAGCAAGAAAATAA
- a CDS encoding nucleotidyltransferase domain-containing protein: MDKRKAIEIAAEYLSFLVHEKKIAINKAYLFGSYAKNKFNDDSDIDLAIIMPDVKDVIDFQIQLMILRRKFSIDIEPHPINESDFNISNPLAFEILKTGIKIKYK, from the coding sequence ATGGATAAAAGAAAAGCAATTGAAATAGCTGCAGAATATTTAAGTTTTTTAGTACACGAAAAAAAAATAGCAATAAACAAAGCATATTTGTTCGGCTCTTATGCTAAAAATAAATTTAATGATGATAGTGATATTGACCTTGCAATTATAATGCCTGATGTAAAAGATGTAATTGACTTTCAGATTCAGCTAATGATACTTCGCCGCAAGTTTTCAATTGATATCGAACCGCACCCTATAAACGAATCTGACTTTAATATTTCAAATCCTCTTGCTTTTGAAATTCTTAAAACAGGAATTAAAATCAAATATAAATAA